A section of the Paenibacillus yonginensis genome encodes:
- a CDS encoding ABC transporter ATP-binding protein, whose amino-acid sequence MSIKETAGLPCLSVQELSYAFAKDKPLFCKLSFDLAEGEFVSLLAQSGMGKTTLFRLIAGLLKPQKGEIYAPKQQIGYMPQRDCLMPWRSVLDNAAVGLEVKGLSKREARRQAFELLPEFGLEGTERRMPHELSGGMRQRVSFMRSLLAGGRLLLLDEPFSALDAMTRISMQEWLLQIWEKHRPTILFITHDVDEALLLSDRLLIASHAPVSRLHGLKVGQPRPRSYETLLTPPFIDLKQRVLELLRPGMPSPEGASAHKEGWE is encoded by the coding sequence ATGAGCATCAAGGAAACGGCTGGCCTTCCGTGCCTTTCGGTGCAGGAGCTGAGCTACGCCTTTGCCAAAGACAAACCGCTGTTTTGCAAGCTCAGCTTTGATCTGGCGGAAGGGGAATTTGTTTCGCTTCTGGCGCAGAGCGGTATGGGCAAAACGACTTTATTCCGTTTGATTGCCGGGCTGCTTAAACCGCAGAAGGGCGAAATTTATGCCCCTAAGCAGCAGATCGGCTATATGCCGCAAAGAGATTGCCTGATGCCCTGGCGGTCAGTGCTGGATAATGCCGCCGTAGGGCTTGAGGTCAAGGGCCTGTCTAAACGGGAGGCCAGACGACAGGCGTTCGAGCTGCTGCCGGAATTTGGCCTCGAAGGGACCGAACGCCGCATGCCGCATGAGCTGTCGGGCGGTATGCGGCAGCGTGTCTCCTTCATGCGCAGCCTGCTGGCCGGAGGGCGCCTGCTTCTGCTGGATGAGCCGTTCAGCGCTCTGGACGCGATGACCCGCATCAGCATGCAGGAGTGGCTGCTTCAAATCTGGGAGAAGCACCGGCCGACGATTCTGTTCATCACCCATGACGTAGATGAGGCTCTGCTGCTGTCGGACCGCCTGCTCATCGCTTCACATGCGCCGGTCTCCCGGCTGCATGGTCTTAAAGTCGGTCAGCCAAGACCCCGCAGCTACGAGACGCTGCTGACGCCGCCTTTTATAGATTTGAAGCAGCGGGTGCTTGAGCTGCTGCGTCCGGGGATGCCGTCACCCGAAGGAGCTTCGGCGCACAAGGAGGGGTGGGAATGA
- a CDS encoding ABC transporter permease translates to MKRIRDVSPFVLMLVLVAVLWEAATTYLNIPHYIIPKLSDVFLSLWDNRGLLAKHAGVTFGESLLGLAFSIVFGVLAAVWIEASGLAQKTLYPLIIASQSVPIIALSPIMVMWFGYEIWSKVAVVILFTFFPIAVNTADGFRSADAGIGEVLRTMGAGSRQLFLKWKLPSAWPGFFTGLKLSATYSVGGATLGEWLGGESGLGVYTKRASNMLRGDAVFSGVLLLAAMGMLMFAAAHLLGRICMAKRRERT, encoded by the coding sequence ATGAAGCGAATTCGCGATGTCTCCCCGTTTGTTCTGATGCTCGTGCTGGTGGCGGTGCTTTGGGAAGCCGCGACGACCTATCTGAATATTCCGCATTACATCATTCCCAAATTATCGGATGTGTTTCTTTCCCTGTGGGATAACCGCGGTCTGCTGGCCAAACATGCGGGAGTTACGTTTGGAGAATCCCTTTTGGGCCTGGCCTTCTCTATCGTGTTTGGCGTTCTGGCCGCGGTTTGGATCGAAGCCTCCGGCTTGGCCCAGAAAACGCTGTATCCGCTCATCATCGCTTCCCAAAGTGTTCCGATCATTGCCTTGTCGCCGATTATGGTGATGTGGTTCGGCTATGAGATCTGGAGCAAGGTGGCCGTCGTGATTTTGTTTACCTTCTTCCCGATCGCGGTAAATACGGCAGATGGCTTCCGCAGCGCGGATGCCGGCATCGGCGAGGTGCTGCGGACGATGGGAGCCGGCAGCAGACAGCTGTTCCTGAAGTGGAAGCTGCCCTCGGCCTGGCCGGGATTCTTCACGGGGCTCAAGCTATCTGCTACATACAGCGTAGGGGGCGCGACTTTGGGGGAATGGCTGGGCGGCGAATCCGGATTAGGCGTTTATACCAAAAGAGCTTCCAATATGCTTCGCGGCGATGCCGTGTTTTCCGGCGTGCTGCTTCTCGCGGCAATGGGCATGCTGATGTTTGCTGCGGCTCATCTGCTTGGCCGGATCTGTATGGCAAAGAGAAGAGAGCGCACATGA
- a CDS encoding ABC transporter substrate-binding protein: MLDWYPNAVHSFLFAAEQEGYFEQEGLKVNLETPADTNDAIKLLAAGKADLAISYQMQIAQSRAEDIPVVSVAALVRHPLDQIFVREDSDIKSPKDLAGKKIGYPSTPLNEAMVNTMVASDGGDPSQVKYTDIGWDLIPAMTTGKVDAIIGGYINHEKLLIEKEGIPLRTFDPADYGVPDNYELVLAASEDGLAKHEDTIRKFLKAAAKGQAYTVQNPDQALNILLEHENKDFPLDPEVEKQSLNILLPMMDDGSAGFGEQTEASWEAVIQWLKDHGQIKADTTIKAQDAFRNLGV; the protein is encoded by the coding sequence TTGCTTGACTGGTACCCGAATGCGGTCCATTCCTTTTTGTTCGCCGCCGAGCAGGAGGGATACTTTGAACAAGAAGGCCTGAAGGTGAATCTGGAGACGCCGGCGGATACGAATGATGCGATCAAATTGCTGGCAGCGGGGAAAGCGGATCTTGCCATCAGCTACCAAATGCAGATTGCCCAGTCCCGGGCGGAGGATATTCCGGTCGTGTCCGTGGCAGCCCTCGTCCGCCACCCGCTGGATCAAATCTTTGTGCGTGAGGATTCGGACATTAAAAGTCCAAAGGATCTAGCCGGGAAAAAAATTGGTTATCCGTCAACACCTCTGAACGAAGCGATGGTGAACACGATGGTGGCCAGCGACGGCGGCGATCCTTCCCAGGTCAAATATACCGATATCGGCTGGGATTTGATTCCGGCCATGACGACCGGCAAGGTGGATGCCATTATCGGCGGTTATATCAACCATGAGAAGCTGCTCATCGAGAAGGAAGGCATTCCGCTGCGGACATTTGATCCGGCGGATTACGGGGTGCCTGATAATTATGAATTGGTGCTGGCGGCCAGTGAAGACGGGCTTGCCAAACACGAAGACACCATCCGCAAATTTCTGAAAGCCGCCGCTAAAGGGCAGGCGTACACCGTGCAGAACCCGGATCAGGCGCTGAATATTCTGCTGGAGCATGAGAACAAGGATTTTCCGCTCGATCCGGAGGTCGAGAAGCAGAGCTTGAATATTCTGCTGCCTATGATGGATGACGGGTCGGCCGGCTTCGGCGAGCAGACGGAGGCTTCATGGGAAGCAGTCATTCAGTGGCTGAAGGACCATGGACAAATCAAAGCAGACACAACGATCAAGGCACAGGATGCATTCCGCAATCTAGGCGTTTAG
- a CDS encoding ThiF family adenylyltransferase has translation MLERYSRQMLFAPIGEQGQRTLMSKSILIVGMGALGTVLANHMVRSGVGRVRMVDRDYVEPSNLQRQMLYDEEDAEQGLPKVIAAKHKLSRINSSVELEAVFSDVTAANIEGLLSGVDLVLDGTDNFQTRFLLNDACYRQGIPFVYGGAVSSRGMNAIFVPGVTPCLRCFISSADGGGQTCDTIGVISPIVDIVASYQAAEALKFLVGAAEQRRGSLLTLDIWQNQYFEMKLGKPKENCPCCGLKQYPALDQQAEEMVSLCGRESVQISGHEPFELEAWKDRLSPAVKETKLNPYLLRAELHEGQRLVLFADGRVLVQGTDDLIRAKTLYARYIGG, from the coding sequence ATGCTGGAGAGATATTCAAGACAAATGTTATTCGCGCCGATTGGAGAGCAGGGCCAGCGGACTTTGATGAGCAAGTCCATATTAATCGTCGGAATGGGAGCGCTCGGGACAGTGCTGGCAAACCATATGGTTCGTTCAGGCGTAGGCAGGGTCCGTATGGTGGACCGCGATTATGTCGAACCGAGCAACCTGCAGCGGCAGATGCTTTATGACGAGGAAGATGCCGAGCAAGGGCTTCCGAAAGTCATTGCGGCCAAACATAAACTTAGCCGGATCAACTCCTCCGTGGAGCTGGAGGCCGTGTTCTCTGATGTAACGGCTGCAAATATCGAAGGGTTGCTTAGCGGCGTAGACCTCGTTCTGGATGGAACCGACAATTTTCAGACCCGGTTTCTGCTGAACGACGCCTGCTATCGTCAAGGCATCCCGTTCGTGTATGGCGGAGCCGTCAGCTCGCGCGGGATGAACGCCATATTTGTACCGGGGGTAACGCCTTGTTTGCGCTGTTTCATTTCCTCGGCCGACGGCGGAGGACAGACCTGTGACACCATCGGTGTTATTTCACCGATCGTGGACATTGTAGCCTCTTATCAGGCTGCCGAAGCGCTGAAGTTCCTAGTAGGAGCAGCCGAGCAGCGGCGGGGCAGCCTGCTTACGCTGGATATCTGGCAGAACCAGTATTTCGAAATGAAGCTGGGCAAGCCGAAGGAGAACTGCCCTTGCTGTGGTCTCAAGCAGTATCCGGCGCTGGACCAGCAGGCGGAGGAAATGGTCTCGCTGTGCGGACGCGAATCGGTGCAGATTTCGGGGCATGAGCCTTTTGAGCTGGAAGCGTGGAAGGACCGGTTATCTCCGGCTGTCAAAGAGACGAAACTGAATCCTTATTTGCTCCGCGCCGAGCTCCATGAAGGACAGCGGCTTGTGCTGTTTGCCGATGGACGAGTCCTCGTCCAGGGAACGGATGATTTGATCCGGGCCAAAACCTTATATGCCCGGTATATTGGCGGCTGA
- the thiE gene encoding thiamine phosphate synthase encodes MKDFRLYAITGEQFHPGRDLIEVMEEAIMGGADILQLRDKHSGREELLRKAKDLRVLTRKHGVTFIVNDHVDIALEAEADGIHLGQGDMPLTEARKLVGGKIIGISTHAIEEALAAEEQGADYIGVGPVYPTATKAEAAPVSLSYVREVAARIRIPFVAIGGIKLDNVDAVLAAGTTRICAVSEIVGSSDVAGTCRAFIRKIEESRSRIWS; translated from the coding sequence TTGAAAGATTTCAGATTATATGCCATTACGGGCGAGCAGTTCCATCCAGGCAGGGATTTAATCGAGGTGATGGAGGAAGCGATTATGGGCGGGGCGGATATCCTTCAGCTCCGCGACAAGCACAGCGGGCGAGAAGAGCTGCTGCGCAAAGCCAAGGATTTGCGGGTGTTGACCCGGAAGCATGGCGTGACGTTTATCGTCAATGACCATGTGGACATTGCCCTCGAAGCTGAGGCAGACGGCATTCATCTGGGTCAAGGCGATATGCCGCTCACCGAGGCACGCAAGCTCGTCGGCGGCAAAATCATTGGCATCTCCACACACGCGATTGAAGAGGCGCTTGCTGCGGAAGAGCAGGGAGCGGATTACATCGGGGTTGGCCCGGTGTATCCGACAGCTACGAAGGCGGAAGCGGCTCCGGTTAGCTTGTCCTATGTGCGTGAAGTGGCAGCGCGCATCCGGATTCCGTTTGTAGCGATTGGAGGGATCAAGCTGGACAATGTGGATGCCGTCCTGGCGGCCGGAACGACTAGAATTTGTGCGGTTAGCGAAATTGTAGGCAGCAGCGACGTAGCGGGTACCTGCCGGGCCTTCATCCGCAAGATTGAGGAGAGCAGGTCGCGCATATGGAGCTGA
- the thiS gene encoding sulfur carrier protein ThiS encodes MELIINGTTRELEAETLADVVELLGLTGKPVVAEADGLVVTSEAWASTAVRPGMSIELVHFVGGG; translated from the coding sequence ATGGAGCTGATCATTAACGGGACGACCCGGGAGCTAGAGGCTGAAACGTTGGCGGATGTGGTAGAGCTGCTCGGGCTGACCGGGAAGCCGGTCGTAGCTGAAGCAGACGGACTGGTCGTAACTTCAGAGGCGTGGGCGTCCACTGCGGTCAGACCGGGAATGAGCATCGAGCTGGTTCATTTTGTAGGAGGGGGTTAA
- a CDS encoding thiazole synthase, translated as MSGGINPSSPFGGVKQTAGRDTWRIGETTLTSRFFLGTGLFPNPYVQMEAIAASGAEVLTFAIRRVNLEAAEDDSILQHLQDRSFIYLPNTSGARTAEEAVRIARLARASGLSDWVKVEISANERTLLPDPIETLKATEILVKEGFTVLPYISDDPIICKKLEEAGAAAIMPGAAPIGTGLGLLNPYNIGLIVEESRVPVIVDAGLGTASDVTQAMELGVSGVLMNTPVAKAKNPAGMAEAMKLAIAAGRLAYLSGRMSKKRYASASSGLDSFKLQ; from the coding sequence ATGAGTGGAGGAATTAATCCTTCTTCGCCTTTTGGCGGAGTTAAGCAGACAGCCGGGAGGGATACTTGGAGAATAGGGGAAACCACGCTGACTTCGCGTTTTTTCCTGGGTACAGGCTTATTCCCGAATCCTTATGTACAGATGGAAGCGATAGCGGCTTCCGGAGCGGAGGTGCTGACCTTTGCGATCCGTCGGGTGAATCTGGAGGCAGCCGAAGATGACTCGATCCTGCAGCATCTGCAGGACCGGAGCTTCATTTATCTGCCGAACACCTCGGGGGCGCGAACGGCGGAGGAAGCGGTGCGGATCGCACGGCTGGCCAGAGCATCCGGATTGAGCGACTGGGTGAAGGTGGAGATCAGCGCGAACGAACGGACGCTGCTGCCTGACCCGATCGAAACGCTGAAAGCGACTGAAATTCTGGTCAAGGAGGGTTTTACGGTTCTGCCATACATTTCGGATGATCCGATCATCTGCAAGAAGCTGGAAGAGGCGGGGGCTGCCGCGATTATGCCGGGCGCGGCTCCGATTGGAACAGGACTGGGACTGCTGAATCCTTACAACATCGGGTTAATTGTGGAAGAGAGCCGTGTACCGGTTATCGTGGATGCGGGGCTTGGAACGGCTAGCGATGTCACCCAAGCGATGGAACTGGGGGTATCCGGTGTACTGATGAATACGCCTGTCGCCAAAGCCAAAAATCCGGCCGGGATGGCCGAAGCGATGAAGCTGGCTATTGCCGCGGGCAGGCTGGCCTATTTGTCGGGACGGATGTCCAAGAAGCGGTATGCATCGGCGAGCAGCGGACTCGATTCCTTTAAGCTTCAATAA
- the thiO gene encoding glycine oxidase ThiO produces MKQRIMVMGGGVVGLASAFELASRGYAVTVLETGRCGGQASGAAAGMLAPYSENLEFPDEFFQLCLESLQLYPAWQTRVKEVSGRTFEYTESGSLYIVYHEADMLALESRRLWQREYGSSASILEGDALFEREPQLSRQVRAALWTPEESHVYAPDYVKALEEGCRRLGVVIAEELTALEWAEQGGTVQVKARDGSVFSGDQLLICTGAWAGELSEQLGIVVPIRPIRGQICAYHTEGFQEPLHHMVFSSQGYLVQKESGNLVCGASEDMAGFDSSVTERGINRLMEWNKKMLPVLAGEIPFHRWAGLRPATQDGAPLIGRLPEHPNVMLAAGHYRNGILLSPVTAQLTADMVDGRELPGWAGAFRPERFGTLTSI; encoded by the coding sequence ATGAAGCAGCGAATTATGGTGATGGGCGGCGGTGTAGTGGGTCTGGCCAGCGCTTTTGAACTGGCCAGCCGCGGTTACGCGGTAACGGTCCTGGAGACCGGACGCTGCGGGGGGCAAGCTTCGGGCGCTGCCGCAGGCATGCTGGCTCCGTATTCGGAGAATCTGGAGTTCCCGGACGAATTTTTTCAGCTGTGCCTTGAAAGCCTCCAGCTGTATCCAGCCTGGCAGACCCGAGTGAAGGAGGTGTCCGGGCGCACCTTTGAGTATACGGAATCCGGCAGCCTTTATATTGTTTATCATGAAGCGGATATGCTGGCTCTGGAAAGCCGTCGTTTATGGCAAAGGGAATATGGATCATCTGCGTCCATTCTGGAAGGGGATGCGCTGTTTGAGCGGGAACCCCAGCTGTCCCGGCAGGTGCGTGCCGCGCTGTGGACACCGGAGGAAAGCCATGTTTATGCGCCCGATTATGTCAAAGCGCTTGAAGAAGGCTGCCGCCGGCTTGGCGTGGTAATTGCCGAGGAATTGACTGCACTGGAGTGGGCGGAACAAGGCGGAACGGTGCAAGTGAAAGCTCGGGACGGCAGCGTATTTAGCGGCGATCAGCTGCTCATCTGCACGGGAGCCTGGGCCGGGGAGCTGTCTGAGCAGCTGGGAATTGTTGTCCCCATCCGGCCGATCCGGGGCCAAATTTGCGCTTATCATACCGAAGGGTTTCAAGAGCCGCTTCATCATATGGTCTTCAGCAGCCAGGGTTACCTGGTGCAGAAAGAGTCGGGCAATCTTGTCTGCGGCGCTTCCGAGGACATGGCCGGGTTCGATTCATCGGTTACGGAAAGAGGAATTAACCGGCTGATGGAATGGAATAAGAAAATGCTGCCGGTTTTGGCCGGGGAAATCCCATTTCACCGTTGGGCAGGTCTCAGACCGGCTACCCAGGACGGAGCGCCGCTGATCGGACGGCTGCCGGAACATCCGAATGTGATGCTGGCGGCAGGCCATTACCGCAACGGTATCTTATTGAGTCCAGTCACAGCCCAGCTGACGGCGGATATGGTTGACGGCAGGGAACTGCCGGGCTGGGCCGGAGCCTTCCGGCCTGAGCGGTTCGGCACTTTAACTTCAATCTAA
- a CDS encoding Ger(x)C family spore germination protein — protein sequence MRRKTASLLVMLIMSLLLTSCWSEREIDGIAIVTATGLDRMDNGKLRLSLQIAVPRLFGTGSAQGGVESKLDSSAGWVVSEEGDSIMEITRILQTKIPREIFYSQSRVIIIGKKLAVSGLQPVMDFFERYRQSQLISYIAISKTTALDILNFHPKFEKLGSEVLKQEMRQNLTPSVQFIDFLNTLMSEGIEPYAPMVELLPSQEGEGAQKQFNNVAVTGLAMFHKDKMVGETDEETSRGIMWVNNKIHKGVITISVPGAEREGKISTELERVAAKRITEIRNGKVHIKLKINLTENVYENTSDLDMDNARNVDLIQQKIEDSIKKRIYASCKLVQGKYNTDVYGFGQSVYRRYPKLWHKEYKERWNELFP from the coding sequence ATGCGTCGTAAGACAGCTTCCTTGCTGGTCATGCTGATAATGAGCCTGCTGTTGACCTCCTGCTGGAGCGAACGGGAAATTGACGGTATTGCCATCGTGACTGCAACGGGCCTGGACCGAATGGATAATGGAAAACTCCGCTTATCGCTGCAGATTGCAGTGCCTCGTCTCTTTGGAACGGGGTCTGCACAGGGAGGCGTGGAAAGCAAATTGGACAGCTCCGCGGGATGGGTCGTATCCGAGGAAGGGGATTCTATTATGGAGATCACTCGTATTCTCCAGACGAAGATCCCCCGGGAAATCTTTTATTCGCAGAGCCGGGTGATTATCATTGGGAAAAAATTGGCGGTCAGCGGCTTGCAGCCGGTAATGGACTTCTTTGAGCGTTACAGACAGTCCCAATTAATCAGCTATATAGCCATTTCCAAAACCACGGCCCTGGACATCTTAAATTTCCACCCCAAGTTCGAGAAGCTGGGCTCTGAGGTTCTTAAGCAGGAAATGCGCCAAAATTTGACTCCTAGCGTCCAGTTTATTGATTTTCTTAACACGCTTATGTCGGAAGGGATTGAGCCCTACGCGCCAATGGTAGAGCTGCTTCCTTCGCAGGAGGGGGAGGGAGCACAAAAACAGTTTAATAACGTGGCTGTTACCGGGCTTGCGATGTTTCACAAGGATAAAATGGTCGGGGAAACGGATGAAGAGACCAGCCGTGGGATCATGTGGGTCAACAACAAAATTCATAAAGGTGTCATCACGATCAGCGTGCCGGGAGCAGAACGCGAAGGGAAGATTAGTACGGAATTGGAAAGAGTTGCGGCGAAACGGATAACGGAAATCCGAAACGGCAAGGTGCATATTAAGTTAAAAATCAATCTTACAGAAAATGTTTATGAAAATACATCTGATCTTGATATGGACAACGCCCGGAATGTGGATCTGATTCAGCAGAAGATAGAGGATTCAATCAAGAAGCGGATATATGCAAGCTGCAAGCTGGTTCAGGGAAAATACAATACCGATGTCTATGGATTTGGACAATCCGTATATCGCCGTTATCCCAAGCTATGGCATAAGGAATATAAAGAGCGTTGGAATGAATTATTTCCATAG
- a CDS encoding GerAB/ArcD/ProY family transporter: MLRISKYQLFAMVVIFQLGTTIIFGFASSAGRDAWISSLLVTVLGSIVVGGYLLIFRLTGGLTLVEWPTALLGKWIGMPIAWLYPFVFIYDGARIVSDIRFLFPITILHGTPNWIIGISFLAVVAYALYSGFEVVARMLSIFFPLLVVFLLAETVLLGFSGRINLLNLLPVLGEGWNRVFQTIWPLGITQTFGETIEFAMFWGYLDSKDRAQLGRIMVGGCVLSGLCITLYILLGSACMGESIYKQMMYPVFALLKLPNIFDLLDNLDAVGVIYLVITAFGKLSLHLFAAVFCIRKLLGARKDWGIITFLCPLVFFYFHDDGD; the protein is encoded by the coding sequence TTGCTTCGAATTTCCAAGTATCAGCTGTTCGCCATGGTCGTTATTTTTCAATTGGGCACCACGATCATATTCGGATTTGCCTCTTCTGCGGGAAGAGATGCCTGGATTTCGAGTCTTCTTGTGACAGTGCTGGGCTCTATTGTGGTAGGCGGCTATCTGCTGATCTTCAGATTAACAGGAGGCCTTACCCTGGTCGAATGGCCGACGGCCTTGCTTGGGAAATGGATCGGCATGCCGATTGCCTGGCTGTACCCGTTTGTTTTTATTTATGACGGGGCAAGAATCGTCAGCGACATCCGGTTTCTATTTCCCATCACTATCCTCCATGGAACGCCCAATTGGATTATCGGCATCTCTTTTCTGGCGGTAGTAGCTTATGCCCTTTATAGCGGGTTTGAGGTCGTAGCCCGAATGCTCAGTATTTTTTTCCCGCTGCTTGTCGTGTTTCTGCTTGCAGAAACGGTGTTATTGGGGTTCTCCGGACGGATTAACCTGTTAAATTTGCTGCCTGTTTTGGGGGAAGGGTGGAACAGGGTTTTTCAAACGATCTGGCCCTTAGGGATTACGCAGACTTTCGGAGAAACGATCGAATTTGCGATGTTTTGGGGATATCTTGATAGCAAAGACAGGGCGCAGCTAGGCCGGATTATGGTGGGGGGATGTGTGCTGTCAGGTTTATGCATCACATTATATATCCTTCTAGGATCAGCATGTATGGGCGAATCGATCTATAAGCAGATGATGTATCCTGTCTTTGCTTTGCTCAAACTTCCAAATATATTCGATCTGCTGGATAACCTGGATGCAGTCGGCGTAATTTATTTGGTTATAACCGCATTCGGCAAGCTGTCTCTGCATTTGTTCGCTGCTGTATTCTGCATTCGAAAGCTTCTCGGAGCCCGGAAGGACTGGGGTATCATCACTTTCTTGTGTCCGCTGGTTTTTTTTTATTTCCATGACGATGGTGATTAG
- a CDS encoding DMT family transporter, translating into MSPLSKRQTAFYLSFLILVWAVNWPLSKMALAYTPPVLFAAIRTFIGGILLVLIALPNYKKLNLRRNWPAYLIAGILNITLYYGLQTVGLGYMPAGIFSAIVFLQPVLLGICSWIWLGESMSLLKMAGLLLGFCGVGVISAGGISEGLSVIGILLALASAVSWCLGTVFIKRIGDSVDVIWMTAVQLLFGSLFLFLWGGATESFTAIEWRPAFLGDLLFISVFVIAIGWFVFFRLVQSGEASKVGSFTFLIPLLALCFSALFMHEQVSLRLGLGMILVLASILLVNVRLKGRKRRKNATIH; encoded by the coding sequence ATGAGTCCACTTTCCAAACGCCAGACGGCGTTTTATTTATCGTTCCTTATATTGGTTTGGGCCGTCAACTGGCCTCTCTCCAAAATGGCCTTAGCCTATACACCGCCTGTCCTGTTTGCCGCGATCCGCACTTTTATTGGCGGAATACTTCTGGTGTTGATCGCCCTGCCCAACTATAAAAAGCTTAATCTGCGGCGAAACTGGCCGGCTTATTTAATAGCGGGCATTCTGAACATCACGCTCTACTACGGTCTGCAAACGGTGGGGCTTGGCTATATGCCGGCGGGTATCTTCTCGGCTATTGTCTTTCTTCAGCCTGTCCTGCTCGGCATCTGTTCCTGGATATGGCTTGGCGAGTCGATGTCGCTGCTCAAAATGGCCGGTTTGCTCCTCGGCTTCTGCGGGGTTGGGGTGATCAGCGCCGGAGGAATCAGTGAAGGGCTGTCGGTGATAGGTATTTTGCTTGCCCTTGCTTCCGCAGTCAGCTGGTGTCTGGGAACGGTCTTCATTAAGCGGATCGGAGATTCTGTAGATGTTATCTGGATGACGGCAGTCCAGCTGCTGTTCGGCAGTCTGTTCCTGTTTCTATGGGGAGGCGCTACCGAATCGTTCACAGCTATTGAGTGGAGACCCGCATTCCTTGGCGACCTGCTGTTTATTTCCGTGTTTGTGATCGCGATCGGCTGGTTTGTATTCTTCCGGCTTGTACAATCCGGCGAAGCAAGCAAGGTGGGTTCGTTCACCTTCCTGATCCCGCTGCTCGCTCTTTGCTTCAGCGCCCTGTTTATGCACGAGCAGGTCAGCCTGCGCCTTGGACTCGGCATGATCCTGGTGCTGGCGAGCATCCTGCTGGTCAATGTCCGGCTTAAAGGCCGAAAACGCCGGAAGAACGCTACGATCCATTGA
- the thpR gene encoding RNA 2',3'-cyclic phosphodiesterase: protein MKAEQSNWERKPAAGQESGVWRVFAAVPLPGSIKQRLAAWCKEEQSKHRFKKWVYHEDFHITVQFLGDINPAKVPEIQQALTTAATGITPFPVKLAGTGIFGRPVQPRVLWAAIREGNKELERLHAAVTANLAPLGFIPEERPYSPHVTLARQFLPGQLEAGANLQAVETEFGSWKADSVVLYRTRMGRQPMYEGVAEAPFKGV from the coding sequence ATGAAAGCAGAACAGTCGAATTGGGAAAGGAAGCCGGCGGCCGGCCAGGAATCGGGAGTATGGAGGGTATTTGCAGCTGTGCCCCTTCCAGGCAGCATTAAGCAGCGTTTGGCAGCCTGGTGTAAGGAAGAGCAGTCCAAGCACCGGTTCAAGAAATGGGTTTATCACGAGGATTTTCATATTACGGTTCAGTTTCTGGGCGATATCAACCCGGCAAAGGTCCCGGAGATTCAGCAGGCCTTAACAACAGCGGCAACGGGCATAACCCCCTTCCCCGTAAAGCTGGCCGGGACAGGCATCTTTGGCCGTCCCGTGCAGCCCAGGGTGCTTTGGGCGGCCATTCGGGAGGGGAACAAGGAATTAGAGCGTCTGCATGCAGCGGTAACGGCAAATTTGGCGCCGCTTGGATTCATTCCGGAAGAGCGTCCTTACAGCCCGCATGTCACATTAGCCCGTCAATTTCTCCCCGGTCAGCTGGAAGCGGGTGCGAACTTACAGGCTGTAGAAACGGAATTTGGCAGCTGGAAGGCTGATTCCGTGGTGCTGTACCGGACCCGGATGGGACGTCAGCCGATGTATGAGGGGGTGGCGGAGGCGCCCTTCAAAGGTGTATGA